The Caretta caretta isolate rCarCar2 chromosome 10, rCarCar1.hap1, whole genome shotgun sequence genome has a window encoding:
- the MRM2 gene encoding rRNA methyltransferase 2, mitochondrial, translating into MSRYQRLVSASLQCQRFHTAAGYLKSKTGAEHRWLERHLKDPFVRATKQHNYRCRSAFKLLEMDDKHKILRPGLSVIDCGAAPGAWSQVAVQRVNALGSDPNAPVGFVLGVDLLHISALEGAVFLSNADITDPVTLKKIQELLPTERADVILSDMAPNATGIRELDHQKLINLCLTLLDLSQSILRPRGTILCKFWDGREAHLLQNRLMERFQDVRTIKPQSSRKESAEIYYLAKLYNDGVKHQKH; encoded by the exons GTGCCAAAGGTTCCACACTGCTGCAGGATATCTAAAGAGCAAAACCGGGGCAGAGCATCGCTGGCTGGAGCGGCATCTTAAGGATCCATTTGTGCGGGCAACAAAACAGCATAATTATCGTTGCCGGAGTGCTTTCAAACTGCTGGAGATGGATGACAAACATAAGATTCTTCGTCCAGGGCTCTCTGTGATAGACTGCGGGGCAGCTCCTGGAGCTTGGAGTCAGGTTGCTGTACAGCGAGTCAATGCTTTgggctctg ATCCTAATGCCCCTGTTGGTTTTGTCCTTGGAGTTGACCTTCTTCATATTTCCGCTCTGGAAGGAGCAGTCTTCCTTTCCAATGCTGATATTACAGATCCAGTCACGCTTAAGAAGATCCAGGAGCTCCTTCCTACAGAGAGGGCAGATGTTATCTTGAGCGACATGGCACCTAATGCCACAGGGATCCGAGAGTTAGATCATCAGAAGTTGATTAACTTGTGCTTGACCCTTTTGGATCTGTCCCAAAGCATCTTGCGGCCAAGAGGAACTATCCTCTGTAAATTCTGGGATGGACGGGAAGCCCATCTTCTCCAAAACAGACTAATGGAGCGCTTCCAGGACGTGAGAACTATAAAGCCTCAGTCCAGCCGGAAGGAGTCAGCAGAGATCTATTACTTGGCAAAACTGTACAATGATGGAGTGAAACATCAGAAACACTGA